A single genomic interval of Spirosoma taeanense harbors:
- a CDS encoding YceI family protein: MRTRQFLASLAAVVLLAGGSAFVGPGKKAASYKVDAEKSVLKWNGKKVTGEHFGTVKLSDGALTVDGGKLTGGTFTFDMNSIACTDLTDAGYNAKFIGHMKSEDFFNTAKFPTSTFKITKVTPKGGNAYDITGNMTIKGITNAVTFPATVKVTGNTIEADGKATLDRTKYDIRYGSKSFFENIGDKAIYDDFIVEMKLVAGK; encoded by the coding sequence ATGAGAACTCGTCAATTTCTGGCAAGTCTGGCGGCTGTTGTGCTGCTGGCAGGTGGATCGGCCTTCGTTGGCCCCGGTAAAAAAGCAGCGTCCTACAAGGTAGACGCCGAGAAAAGCGTCCTGAAATGGAACGGTAAGAAAGTGACCGGCGAACACTTCGGAACGGTTAAGCTGAGCGACGGCGCCCTGACCGTTGACGGCGGCAAGCTGACCGGCGGTACGTTCACCTTCGACATGAACAGCATCGCCTGCACCGACCTGACTGACGCTGGCTATAACGCGAAGTTCATCGGCCACATGAAGTCGGAAGATTTCTTCAACACGGCGAAGTTCCCGACCTCGACTTTCAAAATCACGAAAGTGACGCCGAAGGGTGGCAATGCCTACGACATCACCGGCAACATGACCATCAAGGGTATCACCAACGCCGTTACGTTCCCCGCTACGGTGAAAGTGACGGGTAACACGATTGAAGCCGACGGTAAAGCCACGCTCGACCGGACTAAGTATGACATTCGCTACGGTTCGAAATCGTTCTTCGAGAACATCGGTGACAAAGCTATCTACGACGATTTTATCGTTGAAATGAAGCTGGTTGCCGGCAAATAA
- a CDS encoding BamA/TamA family outer membrane protein has translation MNYLYPEPYRPFLRQCLVGLILFAGCSLNAFGQQPDTTQRLVPVGTSDSLATVLSTAVADSVLMQRDSVFYTKLKTRMYKHRLTRKLYDAVFRDVYNSRVQTGEVNKLEVNPFRRFQGRIIGTIYIRRLGVFGQTVYDTLRQPGNWFERVGNRLHTNTRENVIRRSYLLFKEGDVVNPTLLRDNERLLRNTSIFHDARILVLPREGSRQFVDVYVITQDVWSLLPNGGVGALNRFSVGFEQRNFRGLGHLLYTQVAYNGADPRQKLEYRGRYTVPFIGKTFLTAQADLLYLRDQKQATLQLYRPFLTPDTKYAGSISLSHARINNRVITRDNVVQLVPLKYNYSDVWIGRSFRLFYRENEQETDEKGRARLIIALRNTNYEYLSRPTVTADTNQLYQDSRTTLFSVGFSRRKYIRDVLIYGFGRTEDVPIGETISGVVGFDNAELGQRLYSGLNYSQGKYINRFGYLYGLASIGGYFRTKGVEQGVLSLETNYFSPLLPTRWGNMRHFFNSRYTTGIGRFENEYISLSSTGSGINTDGIGINNDALRGTRRWLINYENILFSRLNVIGFRVAFITFANLGLVTFPDRRLLQGPLYQGYGIGFRLRNENLTFNSFQIRLAYYPNIPNNRAPFRTAFEGVTGLRFRDFDLSAPQIIPYR, from the coding sequence ATGAACTACCTGTATCCGGAACCGTATCGGCCCTTTCTGCGCCAGTGTCTGGTGGGGCTGATACTGTTTGCCGGATGCAGCCTGAACGCGTTTGGTCAGCAGCCCGATACAACCCAGCGTCTGGTTCCGGTTGGTACGAGCGATTCACTGGCAACGGTGCTCTCAACAGCCGTCGCCGACAGTGTTCTCATGCAGCGCGACAGCGTGTTCTATACAAAGCTGAAAACGCGCATGTACAAGCATCGGCTGACGCGGAAGCTCTATGACGCTGTTTTTCGGGATGTGTATAACAGCCGCGTCCAGACGGGTGAGGTCAATAAACTGGAGGTAAACCCCTTCAGGCGCTTTCAGGGGCGGATCATCGGCACGATTTATATCCGGCGGCTGGGCGTATTCGGGCAGACGGTTTACGATACGCTCCGCCAGCCCGGTAATTGGTTCGAACGGGTTGGCAACCGGCTGCACACCAATACCCGCGAGAATGTCATTCGTCGGTCGTACCTCCTGTTTAAGGAAGGCGATGTAGTCAATCCTACCCTTCTGCGGGATAACGAGCGGCTGCTGCGCAATACCTCTATTTTCCACGACGCCCGGATTCTGGTGCTGCCCCGCGAGGGCAGCCGGCAGTTTGTGGATGTGTACGTAATCACGCAGGATGTCTGGTCGCTGCTGCCCAATGGTGGGGTAGGGGCGCTCAACCGGTTCAGTGTGGGTTTTGAGCAGCGTAACTTCCGGGGGCTGGGTCATCTGCTTTACACGCAGGTGGCGTATAATGGCGCCGATCCCCGGCAGAAACTGGAGTACCGGGGTCGTTACACGGTTCCGTTCATCGGTAAAACGTTTCTGACTGCCCAGGCCGATCTGCTGTATCTGCGCGACCAGAAACAGGCTACGCTTCAGCTGTACCGGCCGTTTCTGACGCCCGATACTAAGTATGCCGGGTCCATATCGCTGAGCCACGCCCGCATCAACAACCGGGTCATCACCCGCGACAATGTGGTTCAGCTCGTGCCGCTGAAATACAATTACTCCGATGTCTGGATCGGCCGTTCTTTCCGGCTGTTTTATCGCGAGAATGAGCAGGAAACGGATGAGAAAGGGCGAGCGCGGCTCATCATCGCTCTGCGGAACACGAACTACGAATACCTGAGCCGCCCCACCGTAACGGCCGACACGAACCAACTCTATCAGGATAGCCGCACGACCCTGTTCAGCGTTGGCTTTTCCCGACGTAAATACATCCGCGACGTCCTGATCTACGGCTTTGGCCGGACCGAGGACGTGCCCATTGGTGAAACCATTTCGGGGGTTGTCGGCTTCGACAATGCCGAACTGGGACAGCGTCTGTATTCCGGGCTGAACTATTCGCAGGGCAAGTATATCAACAGGTTCGGCTATCTCTACGGACTGGCCAGCATTGGTGGCTACTTCCGTACTAAAGGCGTTGAGCAGGGCGTGCTCTCACTCGAAACCAACTACTTTAGTCCGCTGCTGCCAACCCGCTGGGGCAACATGCGCCACTTTTTTAATTCACGCTACACGACCGGTATCGGTCGGTTCGAGAACGAATACATCTCCCTGAGCAGCACCGGCAGTGGTATTAACACCGATGGCATTGGGATTAACAACGACGCCCTACGCGGCACCCGGCGCTGGCTCATCAACTACGAGAACATCCTGTTCTCGCGTCTGAACGTAATCGGCTTTCGGGTCGCCTTCATTACATTTGCCAACCTCGGGCTGGTTACGTTTCCGGATCGGCGGCTGCTTCAGGGACCGCTCTACCAGGGCTATGGTATCGGATTTCGCCTGCGTAACGAAAACCTGACGTTCAACAGCTTTCAGATCCGCCTGGCCTATTACCCTAATATTCCCAACAACCGGGCCCCTTTCCGTACAGCCTTCGAAGGGGTAACGGGCCTGCGGTTCCGGGACTTCGATCTGTCGGCTCCACAAATTATTCCCTACCGATGA
- a CDS encoding DUF2235 domain-containing protein: MPKNIVICCDGTWNSATDEEFGMPTATNVRLLFQACQTAAESDDKQVTWYQSGIGALGGNSRRAFEGATGTGMGANIRRGYLAIARYYEPGDHIFLFGFSRGAFTARSIAGMIRQVGLVDPDAKVVEKAYRFYESNKYLHNDPKTHYDYPKFKPGRAPGQVRIHFIGVWDTVGSLGFSFWGWSFNLRFFRNGFHELSPNSITDNVYHALAMDEIRTSFMPSLWELPQSGEHRPECVEQAWFRGVHSDVGGGTRIGTWLTSP, encoded by the coding sequence ATGCCCAAAAATATTGTGATCTGCTGCGACGGCACTTGGAATTCAGCTACTGACGAAGAATTTGGCATGCCCACCGCTACGAATGTCCGGTTGTTGTTTCAGGCCTGCCAAACGGCCGCCGAGTCGGACGATAAACAAGTTACTTGGTATCAATCGGGCATAGGTGCACTGGGTGGCAATTCGCGCCGGGCGTTTGAAGGCGCTACCGGTACGGGCATGGGAGCCAACATCCGACGTGGTTATCTAGCTATTGCCCGTTACTATGAGCCGGGCGATCATATCTTTCTGTTTGGGTTTTCGCGGGGTGCTTTCACGGCCCGCTCCATTGCGGGCATGATCCGACAGGTGGGCTTAGTCGACCCCGACGCGAAGGTCGTTGAGAAGGCATACCGGTTTTATGAAAGCAACAAATACCTGCACAACGATCCTAAAACACACTACGACTACCCGAAATTTAAGCCGGGTCGTGCTCCAGGACAGGTCAGGATTCACTTTATCGGAGTCTGGGACACGGTTGGGTCGCTGGGTTTTTCGTTTTGGGGCTGGAGCTTCAACCTGCGCTTCTTTCGCAACGGGTTCCACGAGCTATCGCCCAATAGTATTACCGACAATGTTTATCATGCTCTGGCGATGGACGAAATTAGAACAAGTTTCATGCCCTCGCTTTGGGAGCTACCTCAGTCCGGTGAACACCGTCCAGAATGTGTCGAGCAGGCTTGGTTCCGAGGTGTTCACAGTGATGTGGGGGGGGGTACCCGGATCGGGACCTGGCTAACATCGCCCTAG
- a CDS encoding Maf family protein has protein sequence MLTLRYPLVLASGSPRRKQLMTDAGFLFTIETRPTDETFPATMPVDEVAEYLARQKAEQFLADAGNRIILCADTVVILDDQILNKPQDEADARRMLRTLSGRAHRVRTGVCLLAPNAAGQPEMQSFIDETTVFFADLSDDEITYYLRECKPFDKAGSYGAQDFIGLVGITRLAGSFYTVMGLPTHRVYQALKPYEQKG, from the coding sequence ATGCTCACGTTACGTTACCCGCTTGTTCTGGCGTCGGGGTCGCCCCGCCGGAAGCAACTCATGACCGATGCCGGTTTTCTATTCACCATCGAGACCCGCCCAACCGACGAAACCTTTCCGGCAACCATGCCCGTGGATGAAGTCGCCGAATACCTCGCCCGCCAGAAAGCGGAGCAGTTCCTGGCCGACGCCGGCAACCGGATTATCCTCTGCGCCGACACGGTCGTTATCTTAGACGATCAGATTCTGAATAAGCCACAGGACGAAGCCGATGCCCGGCGTATGCTGCGGACCTTGTCGGGACGGGCCCACCGCGTCCGGACGGGGGTGTGCCTGCTGGCTCCCAACGCAGCCGGCCAGCCGGAAATGCAGTCCTTCATCGACGAAACGACGGTGTTTTTTGCCGACCTGTCCGACGACGAGATTACGTACTACCTCCGCGAATGCAAACCGTTCGACAAGGCCGGTTCCTATGGCGCACAGGACTTTATCGGCCTGGTGGGCATTACCCGGCTGGCAGGGTCTTTTTATACGGTCATGGGTTTGCCGACGCACCGCGTTTATCAGGCGCTGAAGCCGTATGAACAGAAGGGATAA
- a CDS encoding DinB family protein — translation MQKEILLDLLVQNQITSLTIFDKITAENAHHRLNEQTASAGFIFRHVGETFNLFGLFFGLPTEVRNTTMGQTDSGQGQDLEMSRRLVEEGYNRLKNYIENTPDSAWLEPIETPFFGTVSRVRLFSHILFHNSHHAGQVALTLSKGRT, via the coding sequence ATGCAAAAAGAAATCCTTCTTGACCTGCTGGTTCAGAACCAGATAACCTCTCTGACTATTTTTGACAAAATCACCGCCGAAAACGCTCATCATCGGCTGAATGAGCAGACCGCATCGGCTGGGTTTATCTTTCGTCACGTTGGCGAAACCTTTAATCTGTTCGGCTTATTTTTCGGACTGCCGACGGAGGTACGGAATACAACCATGGGGCAGACCGATAGCGGGCAGGGCCAGGACCTGGAGATGAGTCGTCGTCTGGTCGAAGAGGGCTACAACCGGCTCAAGAACTATATCGAAAACACGCCGGATTCGGCCTGGCTGGAACCGATTGAAACCCCGTTTTTCGGTACCGTTTCACGAGTCCGGCTTTTCTCACATATCCTCTTTCACAACTCCCACCATGCCGGACAGGTCGCCCTGACGCTGTCGAAGGGCAGAACGTAA
- a CDS encoding MarR family winged helix-turn-helix transcriptional regulator has translation MSIETDIKQTTPFKTPYQRVMVNLMFTSNWLVDSQSQVMKPFGLTLQQYNVLRILRGQYPNPVKVSDITERMLDKMSNASRLVDKLVAKKHVLRTECPSDRRAVDVVITEPGLTLLKKIDVHLNEWDEIMRSKLSEEEAVSLSQLLDRLRGSV, from the coding sequence ATGTCTATCGAAACCGATATTAAACAAACGACCCCATTCAAGACGCCTTACCAGCGGGTGATGGTTAACCTGATGTTCACCAGCAACTGGCTGGTGGATAGCCAGTCCCAGGTGATGAAACCATTTGGGTTAACCCTCCAGCAGTACAACGTGCTGCGGATTCTGCGGGGTCAATATCCCAATCCGGTGAAGGTAAGTGACATCACCGAGCGGATGCTCGATAAAATGTCGAACGCGTCGCGGCTGGTCGATAAGCTGGTTGCCAAAAAGCACGTGCTGCGCACCGAGTGTCCAAGCGACCGCCGGGCAGTTGACGTCGTCATTACGGAGCCGGGGCTGACCCTGCTGAAAAAAATCGACGTTCACCTGAATGAATGGGACGAAATCATGCGGTCTAAGCTCAGCGAAGAAGAAGCTGTCAGTCTGAGCCAGTTGCTCGACCGTCTGCGTGGTTCCGTCTAA
- a CDS encoding tyrosine-type recombinase/integrase, giving the protein MITIQIDENDGALLAVSFPHDPIGNHLIGQVPGRRWSYSRRCWVVPNTRESVVKLGQLFGKDYCRFDEAVVRFYKPAATPVEVEQATNPVWPPKSRQQARKLFRYVPPVREYDQHPVIVAVTEVLRVQNYSYKTFKNYKQALITLIRYIGNKPIEEVTKGQYQKYLLFLIEKKGLSSATLNVHINAWKFYQEKVLLRDKEVYDVPYPRQAVKLPTVYSIAEVKAIFNATTSLKYRTLFKLVYATGLRLSEVAALRLTDIDRVRRLINVRGGKGKKDRIVMFSEKLETNIDEYLSRYKPKTYLFEEAETKEPLAKRAIQQVYSDAVMHARINKRGGIHTLRHSFATHLLEVGTDIRYIQQLLGHESILTTMRYTHVTADKISALKSPLDNL; this is encoded by the coding sequence ATGATAACGATCCAGATAGACGAAAACGACGGGGCTTTGTTAGCCGTCTCGTTCCCGCATGACCCCATTGGCAACCACCTTATTGGTCAGGTGCCCGGCCGACGCTGGAGCTACAGCCGCCGGTGCTGGGTTGTGCCTAACACCCGCGAAAGCGTTGTAAAACTGGGCCAGTTGTTCGGCAAAGACTACTGCCGTTTTGATGAGGCAGTCGTGCGGTTCTACAAACCTGCTGCCACTCCGGTAGAAGTTGAACAAGCGACTAATCCGGTTTGGCCACCTAAGAGCAGGCAACAGGCTCGTAAACTGTTCCGGTACGTTCCGCCTGTGCGCGAGTATGATCAGCACCCGGTTATCGTGGCCGTCACCGAAGTGTTGCGCGTGCAGAACTATAGTTACAAGACGTTCAAGAATTACAAGCAGGCCCTCATTACGCTCATCCGGTATATCGGAAACAAGCCAATTGAGGAAGTAACAAAGGGACAATACCAGAAGTACCTGCTGTTTTTGATTGAAAAAAAAGGACTGAGCAGCGCTACGCTCAACGTACACATCAACGCCTGGAAGTTTTACCAAGAAAAGGTGCTTTTACGGGATAAGGAAGTTTACGACGTTCCGTATCCACGGCAGGCCGTCAAATTACCTACGGTTTATAGTATCGCTGAGGTAAAAGCCATTTTCAACGCTACAACCAGCTTAAAATACCGGACGTTATTCAAGCTGGTGTACGCCACTGGCTTAAGACTAAGCGAGGTAGCAGCCCTTCGGTTAACCGACATCGACCGCGTTCGTCGACTCATCAATGTACGGGGCGGTAAGGGAAAGAAGGACCGCATTGTTATGTTTTCCGAGAAGCTGGAAACTAATATTGATGAATACCTAAGCCGGTATAAACCGAAAACGTATTTGTTCGAAGAAGCTGAAACGAAGGAGCCGCTTGCGAAGCGGGCTATTCAACAGGTCTATAGCGACGCAGTTATGCACGCCCGCATCAACAAACGGGGTGGTATTCATACGCTGCGGCATTCCTTCGCTACTCATCTGCTCGAAGTCGGCACCGATATTCGGTATATTCAACAGTTGCTCGGCCACGAAAGCATTCTGACCACCATGCGCTATACGCATGTGACCGCCGACAAAATCAGTGCACTCAAAAGCCCGCTGGATAACCTGTAA
- a CDS encoding type I restriction enzyme HsdR N-terminal domain-containing protein produces MVTLNLPAFDCKTKQVEGKPYIFDLLRRKYVRLSPEEWVRQHIVNLLLTHYAYPKALIRSEGGLVLNQTQKRTDVVAFDRQGQPFLIVECKAPHVPLTQAVFDQVTRYNHVHRAPYLVISNGLTHYCCCVNHETAEIRFLDDFPTFE; encoded by the coding sequence ATGGTTACGCTGAACCTGCCTGCTTTTGACTGCAAAACTAAGCAAGTCGAGGGGAAACCTTATATCTTCGATTTGTTACGCCGGAAGTATGTGCGGCTCTCGCCCGAGGAATGGGTGCGGCAGCACATTGTCAACCTGCTGCTGACGCATTACGCCTACCCGAAGGCGCTGATTCGGTCGGAGGGCGGGCTGGTCTTGAACCAGACGCAGAAACGCACCGATGTCGTGGCCTTTGACCGGCAGGGGCAGCCGTTCCTGATCGTTGAGTGCAAGGCACCCCACGTTCCCCTGACGCAGGCGGTGTTCGATCAGGTGACCCGCTATAACCACGTGCACCGCGCGCCCTACCTGGTCATCTCCAATGGCCTGACGCATTACTGCTGCTGCGTCAACCACGAGACGGCTGAAATACGTTTTCTGGACGATTTTCCAACGTTCGAATAA
- a CDS encoding YgiQ family radical SAM protein — MIERPLTDWLPLTMKEVEKRGWDEVDIVLVSGDAYVDHPAFGTAVIGRIMESEGFRVAIIAQPNWKDDLRDFKKFGRPKYFFGVTAGCMDSMVNHYTANKRLRSNDSYTPGGEAGFRPDYATIVYSNILKTLYPDVPVLLGGIEASLRRVTHYDYWQDKLMPSILVDSGADMLVYGMGEQPLREILKLVRKDVPFSSMRNINQVAFMHDARAELRDYNNWNTVALASHEECLQDKIKYAANFKIVEVESNKWQANRITQQVGDQVLVINPPFKTMDETEIDKSFDLPYTRMPHPKYKKRGTIPAYEMIKFSVNMHRGCFGGCSFCTISAHQGKFIASRSEQSVLKEVDEITKHPEFKGYISDLGGPSANMYKMKGKDESICARCQSPSCIHPVICSNLDTSHKPLTELYRKVDANPNIKKAFVGSGVRYDLLVDDFNKNNEDGNHDEYMEQLVTRHVSGRLKVAPEHTADDTLRIMRKPSFKYFKLFKKKYDRIQDKHNLKQPLIPYFISSHPGCEEQDMANLAAETKEMGFQLEQVQDFTPTPMTVAEVIYYSGVHPYTLKPVKTAKTRDEKQAQNNYFFWYKPEYKDWIRNRLNKLNRPDLAEKLLGSAKKENSTKSNYSRNYSGKKKR, encoded by the coding sequence ATGATTGAAAGACCCCTTACCGACTGGCTGCCTCTGACGATGAAAGAAGTCGAGAAACGAGGCTGGGATGAAGTTGATATTGTGCTGGTATCAGGGGATGCCTATGTAGACCATCCCGCCTTCGGTACGGCGGTGATCGGTCGCATCATGGAGAGTGAAGGGTTCCGCGTGGCGATTATCGCCCAGCCCAACTGGAAAGACGACCTGCGCGATTTTAAGAAGTTCGGCAGGCCCAAATACTTTTTTGGCGTAACGGCCGGCTGTATGGATTCGATGGTGAACCATTACACCGCTAACAAACGCCTGCGCTCCAACGACTCCTATACGCCCGGTGGCGAAGCGGGTTTCCGCCCCGATTACGCCACCATCGTGTATTCGAATATTCTGAAAACGCTGTATCCCGACGTGCCGGTGCTGCTGGGCGGCATTGAGGCTTCCCTGCGCCGGGTTACGCATTACGACTACTGGCAGGACAAACTCATGCCTTCCATCCTGGTCGATTCGGGGGCCGATATGCTGGTGTATGGCATGGGCGAGCAGCCCCTGCGCGAAATCCTGAAACTGGTGCGGAAAGACGTACCGTTTTCGTCGATGCGGAACATCAACCAGGTGGCGTTCATGCACGACGCCCGCGCCGAACTGCGTGACTACAACAACTGGAATACGGTTGCGCTGGCGAGCCATGAGGAGTGTTTGCAGGACAAGATCAAATATGCGGCTAACTTCAAGATTGTTGAAGTTGAGTCGAACAAGTGGCAGGCTAACCGGATTACGCAGCAGGTCGGCGATCAGGTGCTGGTGATCAATCCGCCGTTCAAGACGATGGACGAGACCGAAATTGACAAGTCGTTCGATCTGCCGTATACGCGTATGCCGCACCCGAAATACAAAAAGCGCGGGACGATTCCAGCCTATGAAATGATCAAGTTCTCGGTGAACATGCACCGGGGCTGTTTCGGCGGATGCAGTTTCTGCACCATTTCGGCGCACCAGGGCAAGTTCATTGCCTCGCGGAGTGAGCAGTCGGTGCTGAAAGAAGTAGACGAAATCACGAAGCACCCGGAGTTCAAGGGCTACATTTCCGATCTGGGCGGCCCATCGGCCAATATGTACAAGATGAAGGGTAAAGACGAGTCGATCTGCGCACGCTGCCAGAGCCCGAGCTGCATCCACCCGGTTATCTGCTCGAACCTCGATACGTCGCACAAGCCGCTGACGGAGCTGTACCGTAAGGTTGACGCCAACCCGAACATCAAAAAGGCGTTCGTTGGCTCGGGGGTACGTTACGATCTGCTGGTCGATGATTTTAACAAGAACAACGAAGACGGCAACCACGACGAATACATGGAGCAACTGGTGACGCGCCACGTATCAGGTCGGTTGAAAGTGGCCCCGGAGCATACCGCCGATGATACGCTGCGGATCATGCGGAAGCCGTCGTTCAAGTATTTTAAGCTGTTCAAGAAGAAGTACGACCGGATTCAGGACAAGCACAATCTGAAGCAGCCGCTCATTCCTTACTTCATTTCGTCGCACCCCGGCTGCGAGGAGCAGGATATGGCTAATCTGGCGGCCGAAACCAAGGAGATGGGCTTCCAGCTCGAACAGGTGCAGGATTTTACGCCGACGCCGATGACCGTGGCCGAAGTGATCTATTACTCCGGTGTGCACCCGTACACGCTGAAGCCGGTCAAGACGGCCAAAACGCGGGACGAAAAGCAGGCCCAGAACAATTATTTCTTCTGGTATAAGCCCGAATACAAAGACTGGATTCGGAACCGGCTCAACAAGTTAAACCGCCCGGATCTGGCGGAGAAACTGCTGGGTAGTGCAAAGAAGGAAAATAGCACTAAGTCAAATTATTCGAGAAATTACTCTGGTAAGAAAAAACGCTAA
- a CDS encoding Hsp20/alpha crystallin family protein — translation MATLVRYNRIPAFFNPFYGRPVIDRYYNPTPNVPAVNVKETETAFHLELAAPGLKKEDVKINVENNKLTIAYKPEAQADQSTEKFTRHEFGVNAFERSFRLPKNVNADQITAAYTNGILTVELPKVEVKEEKLVKEIAIV, via the coding sequence ATGGCTACCTTAGTTCGTTACAACCGCATTCCTGCTTTCTTTAACCCGTTCTATGGTCGTCCGGTCATTGATCGGTATTACAATCCGACCCCGAACGTTCCGGCCGTGAACGTAAAAGAAACCGAAACGGCTTTCCATCTGGAACTGGCCGCTCCCGGTCTGAAGAAGGAAGACGTAAAGATTAACGTAGAAAATAACAAGCTGACGATCGCTTACAAACCCGAAGCGCAGGCCGATCAGTCAACCGAAAAATTCACGCGTCATGAGTTTGGCGTGAACGCATTCGAGCGGAGCTTCCGTCTGCCGAAGAACGTAAACGCCGACCAGATTACAGCTGCTTACACGAACGGTATTCTGACGGTGGAGCTGCCTAAAGTGGAAGTCAAAGAAGAGAAACTGGTGAAAGAAATCGCGATTGTCTAA
- a CDS encoding GNAT family N-acetyltransferase, which produces MTIRTATVSDAALLTELSATTMREAFGPPHNPAELVEEYVQSAITEARLTAELADPRSTFFLLLNDQQSPIGYAKMRRHAPPRRMRERNAVEIQRIYLLQDQIGQGQGRYLMDYCLQWATQAGYRAVWLGVWERNERALGFYRKLGFERFGYHYFLFGSERQRDFWLQKQLTS; this is translated from the coding sequence ATGACAATCCGAACTGCAACCGTGTCCGATGCTGCTCTGCTAACCGAGCTGTCGGCCACGACCATGCGCGAAGCCTTTGGGCCACCCCATAACCCGGCCGAACTGGTTGAAGAATACGTTCAGTCAGCCATCACAGAAGCCCGGCTGACCGCGGAGCTGGCCGATCCCCGTTCCACGTTTTTTCTGCTCCTGAACGACCAGCAGTCACCCATCGGGTACGCCAAGATGCGCCGACACGCGCCCCCGCGCCGGATGCGGGAACGTAACGCCGTCGAGATCCAGCGGATCTATCTGTTACAGGATCAGATCGGGCAGGGGCAGGGCCGCTACCTGATGGATTATTGCCTGCAATGGGCCACGCAGGCGGGCTACCGGGCCGTGTGGCTCGGCGTCTGGGAACGTAACGAACGGGCGCTGGGCTTCTACCGGAAGTTAGGTTTCGAACGCTTCGGTTATCACTATTTTCTGTTTGGCTCCGAACGTCAGCGGGATTTTTGGCTGCAGAAACAGTTAACTAGCTGA
- a CDS encoding AMP nucleosidase, translated as MKTKEEIVENWLPRYTGTPIELFGEYILLTNFINYVELFAQKFDVEIFGMGRAMQTATANNITIINFGMGSAMAATVMDLLSAIHPKAVLFLGKCGGLKKTQVGDLILPIAAIRGEGTSNDYMRPEIPALPSFRLQRAVSSTIKRYELDYWTGTVYTTNRRIWEHDEVFKDYLRETRAMAIDMETATVFTVGFINSIPHGALLLVSDNPLVPEGVKTEESDKRVTGQFVNKHLEIGIDALLELESSGESVKHLRFE; from the coding sequence ATGAAAACTAAAGAAGAAATCGTTGAGAACTGGCTGCCGCGCTATACAGGTACGCCCATCGAGTTGTTCGGTGAATATATTCTGCTGACCAATTTCATTAATTACGTTGAGCTGTTTGCCCAGAAGTTCGACGTCGAGATTTTCGGCATGGGGCGGGCCATGCAGACGGCCACGGCTAACAACATCACTATTATCAACTTCGGCATGGGCAGCGCCATGGCCGCTACCGTCATGGATCTGCTGTCGGCCATCCATCCCAAGGCCGTGCTGTTTCTGGGCAAGTGCGGTGGGCTGAAAAAAACGCAGGTGGGCGATCTGATTCTGCCTATTGCCGCCATCCGGGGCGAAGGCACCAGCAACGACTACATGCGGCCCGAAATCCCGGCTCTGCCGTCGTTCCGGCTGCAACGGGCGGTATCGTCCACCATCAAACGCTACGAACTCGACTACTGGACAGGCACCGTCTACACCACCAACCGGCGCATCTGGGAGCACGATGAGGTATTCAAGGATTACCTGCGCGAGACTCGGGCCATGGCGATTGACATGGAAACCGCTACGGTCTTTACGGTAGGCTTCATCAACTCCATTCCGCACGGCGCCCTGCTGCTGGTGTCGGACAACCCCCTGGTGCCCGAAGGCGTAAAAACCGAAGAAAGCGACAAGCGCGTAACGGGCCAGTTCGTCAACAAACACCTCGAAATTGGCATCGACGCCCTGCTCGAACTCGAATCCTCCGGCGAATCGGTGAAGCACTTGCGGTTTGAGTAA
- a CDS encoding DUF1330 domain-containing protein, with product MIYLTQLIYVKEGQEQVFYQFEDVAIPLIAKYNGQLLLRIQPTDDSFIEQPIDKPYELHLVRFETEQDFRAFQQDESRKQFLHLKEQSVRTSMLIRNKLNNTARESDKMGFTASAED from the coding sequence ATGATTTATCTAACTCAGTTGATATACGTGAAGGAAGGGCAGGAGCAGGTCTTTTATCAATTCGAGGACGTTGCGATTCCGCTGATTGCGAAGTACAATGGGCAACTGTTGCTGCGTATACAACCCACGGATGATTCCTTTATTGAACAGCCGATCGATAAGCCTTACGAGCTACACCTTGTCCGGTTTGAGACAGAGCAGGACTTTCGGGCCTTTCAACAGGATGAAAGCCGTAAACAGTTTTTGCATTTAAAAGAGCAATCGGTCAGAACATCCATGCTGATTCGGAATAAACTCAACAATACGGCCCGAGAGTCTGATAAAATGGGCTTCACTGCGTCGGCTGAAGACTAG